A genomic stretch from Antarcticibacterium flavum includes:
- a CDS encoding NAD(P)H-dependent oxidoreductase codes for MENLKVAVIYYSATGTNHQLARWAEKAAKNLGAGEVRFRKFEETAPKEAMAENKDWKEHYEATKDVQKVSLDDLEWADAIIFSIPTRYGNLPSQVAAFFDTTGGLWFNGKLANKVVTGMTSAQNLHGGQETTLLSLYKSMFHWGAIVATPSYTDQTIFESGGNPYGLSVSAGKDNLTDKVEKAVAHQVKRALTIAGWVVKGKS; via the coding sequence ATGGAAAATTTGAAAGTAGCAGTTATCTATTATAGTGCGACAGGAACAAATCATCAACTAGCCCGCTGGGCAGAAAAAGCGGCAAAGAATTTAGGGGCAGGGGAAGTGAGGTTCAGGAAGTTTGAGGAAACTGCGCCAAAGGAAGCGATGGCTGAAAATAAGGACTGGAAAGAACATTATGAGGCTACCAAAGATGTACAAAAAGTATCGCTGGATGACCTGGAGTGGGCAGATGCCATTATCTTCAGCATTCCGACCAGGTATGGGAATTTACCCTCACAGGTAGCCGCTTTTTTTGATACCACCGGCGGACTCTGGTTCAACGGCAAACTCGCTAATAAAGTGGTTACGGGAATGACCAGTGCCCAAAACCTCCACGGCGGGCAGGAAACTACTTTGCTATCCCTGTACAAATCCATGTTCCACTGGGGTGCTATTGTAGCCACACCTTCATATACAGATCAAACCATCTTTGAATCTGGAGGAAATCCTTACGGCTTAAGTGTAAGTGCAGGAAAAGACAATCTTACAGATAAAGTGGAAAAAGCCGTTGCCCACCAAGTGAAAAGAGCACTTACCATTGCAGGATGGGTGGTGAAGGGGAAGAGTTAG